One genomic segment of Rivularia sp. PCC 7116 includes these proteins:
- a CDS encoding acetyltransferase yields the protein MDIYIYAAGGHAKVILDILHCQGKNVVAIVDDAPPVGISHIHGIPLLHSNSIANIEPNNSRWIVAIGNNKTRKKVSMRLQAQGYQFTNAIHPSARIGLGVTIGEGTVIMANAVINTDTTIGNHVIINTGATVDHDCEILDYSHIAPGCSLCGQVKTGEGSLLGVGTKVIPLTAIGEWTTCGAGSIVNKSLPAFSVAYGCPAKVHKTLAKL from the coding sequence ATGGATATTTATATATATGCTGCCGGAGGACATGCCAAAGTCATCCTAGATATTTTACATTGTCAGGGTAAAAATGTAGTTGCGATTGTCGATGATGCTCCTCCTGTAGGGATTTCTCATATTCACGGTATACCTTTGCTACATAGCAATAGTATCGCCAATATAGAGCCTAATAATAGTAGATGGATTGTTGCAATTGGTAACAATAAAACTCGTAAAAAAGTCTCAATGCGTCTTCAAGCTCAAGGCTACCAGTTTACAAATGCAATTCATCCATCCGCTCGGATAGGATTAGGGGTTACTATTGGCGAAGGTACTGTAATAATGGCAAATGCAGTTATTAATACAGATACTACTATAGGTAATCATGTAATTATCAATACGGGTGCTACAGTCGATCATGATTGCGAAATTTTAGACTATAGTCATATAGCTCCTGGATGTTCTCTTTGCGGTCAGGTTAAAACAGGGGAAGGTAGTTTGTTGGGTGTTGGCACTAAAGTTATCCCTCTTACAGCTATTGGTGAGTGGACAACCTGTGGTGCTGGATCGATAGTGAATAAATCTTTGCCTGCTTTTTCCGTCGCTTACGGATGTCCAGCGAAAGTACATAAAACTCTTGCTAAATTATAA
- a CDS encoding Uma2 family endonuclease, protein MYQTDPPPPPKEVLPTMYNLPSEDPKEPGLPDQFHIWQPRLLEDTFQAPNYETDEVFIASDLNLYYDARNHLWYKRPDWFAVLGASRLYQERDLRLSYVVWQEGIDPTVVVELLSPGTEKEDLGQTLREVNQPPTKWEVYERILRIPYYIIFDRYSDNLQVFQNIAGRYQEITFTKTPVWLPSIELGVGLWQGTYQGIERLWLRWYDAQGNLIPTPAERSEQERDSTKQQLEQERTKAERLAAKLRELGVNPEEV, encoded by the coding sequence ATGTATCAAACAGATCCACCACCTCCTCCTAAAGAAGTACTCCCCACGATGTACAATCTTCCCAGTGAAGATCCAAAGGAGCCTGGTTTGCCTGACCAATTTCATATTTGGCAACCCCGTTTGTTGGAAGACACCTTTCAAGCACCAAACTATGAAACTGATGAAGTGTTCATCGCTAGTGACTTAAATTTATATTACGACGCTCGCAATCACCTATGGTATAAGCGTCCGGATTGGTTTGCAGTTTTAGGAGCTTCTCGTCTCTACCAAGAAAGAGATTTACGTTTGAGCTACGTAGTTTGGCAAGAAGGAATAGATCCAACAGTTGTAGTAGAACTACTTTCTCCAGGTACCGAAAAAGAAGATTTAGGACAAACTCTAAGAGAAGTTAATCAGCCACCAACCAAATGGGAAGTTTACGAAAGAATATTACGAATTCCCTACTATATAATATTTGACCGTTATAGTGATAATTTACAGGTTTTTCAAAACATTGCAGGTCGTTATCAAGAAATAACTTTTACAAAAACTCCAGTTTGGCTACCATCTATTGAATTAGGTGTTGGGTTGTGGCAAGGTACTTATCAAGGTATCGAGCGACTGTGGTTAAGGTGGTATGATGCCCAAGGAAATTTGATTCCTACTCCTGCCGAAAGAAGCGAACAAGAACGCGATTCGACAAAACAGCAGCTTGAACAAGAGCGTACAAAAGCCGAACGTTTAGCAGCAAAATTACGAGAATTAGGAGTTAACCCGGAAGAGGTTTAA
- a CDS encoding NAD-dependent epimerase, whose product MAKILVTGAAGFIGYHLSERLLQRVDEVVGLDNINDYYDVSLKQDRLQQLEEKPGFSFHKLDLADNGSIAELFNQQKFDIVVNLAAQAGVRHSLENPHAYINSNLVGFTNILEGCRNNKVKHLVFASSSSVYGANTKIPFSVHHNVDHPISLYAASKKSNELMAHCYSHLYNLPTTGLRFFTVYGPWGRPDMALFLFTKLMLEGKPINIFNNGNMRRDFTYIDDIVEGVVRVIDKIPQLNPNWSGDTPDPGTSKAPYKIYNIGNNQPVELMYMIKVLEDCLGIEAKKNMMPMQPGDVPINYANVDDLVRDVDFKPNTSIEVGIKNFVDWYRAYYKVSDSKALSLS is encoded by the coding sequence ATGGCTAAAATTTTGGTAACTGGTGCAGCTGGTTTTATAGGTTATCATCTCAGCGAAAGATTATTGCAGCGAGTAGATGAAGTTGTTGGATTAGATAACATCAACGATTATTACGATGTTTCTCTTAAACAAGATCGTTTGCAACAACTCGAAGAAAAACCTGGCTTTAGCTTTCATAAACTCGATTTAGCTGATAATGGAAGCATTGCTGAGTTATTTAATCAGCAGAAGTTTGACATAGTTGTTAACTTAGCAGCCCAAGCAGGAGTCCGTCATTCTTTAGAAAATCCCCACGCTTACATTAATAGCAACCTTGTTGGTTTTACCAATATTTTAGAAGGTTGTCGTAATAATAAAGTTAAGCATTTAGTATTTGCTTCTTCTAGTTCCGTATATGGAGCAAACACCAAAATTCCTTTCTCAGTTCATCATAATGTAGACCATCCCATTAGTTTATATGCAGCCAGTAAAAAATCTAATGAATTGATGGCTCACTGTTATAGTCATTTATATAATTTACCAACCACAGGACTAAGATTTTTTACTGTATACGGTCCTTGGGGAAGACCAGATATGGCATTATTCCTATTTACCAAATTAATGCTTGAAGGTAAACCCATCAACATATTTAATAATGGCAATATGCGCCGAGACTTCACATACATAGATGATATTGTCGAAGGAGTTGTCCGAGTTATAGATAAAATTCCTCAACTAAATCCTAATTGGTCAGGCGATACTCCAGACCCTGGAACCAGCAAAGCGCCTTATAAAATATACAACATTGGCAACAATCAACCTGTAGAACTCATGTACATGATTAAAGTTCTAGAGGATTGTTTGGGTATAGAAGCTAAAAAGAACATGATGCCAATGCAACCGGGTGATGTACCTATTAATTATGCAAATGTAGATGATTTAGTTAGGGATGTAGACTTTAAACCTAATACATCTATTGAAGTGGGTATCAAAAATTTTGTTGACTGGTATCGAGCTTATTACAAGGTATCTGATAGCAAAGCTTTATCGCTATCTTAA
- the aroB gene encoding 3-dehydroquinate synthase has product MSSAIKVNLPLSSYEIAIAPSGLDKLGDYMNGLQLGKKVLLVSNSTVFEHYGERALSSLANAGFDVCQCILPDGEKYKNLDSLQKIYDTALVNRVERSSTMVALGGGVIGDMTGFAAATWLRGIKFVQVPTSLLAMVDASVGGKTGVNHPQGKNLIGAFHQPQLVLIDPEVLKTLPERELRAGMAEVIKYGIIWDADLFAEMEKCENLDQMKYLMADFSGGDKSLIDYILTRSCQAKADVVSKDEKEAGLRAILNYGHTIAHAVESLTGYSVVNHGEAVGIGMVAAGEIAAKLGMWKAEEVQRQNVLIQKAGLPTKLPPGLDIEEIIQSLQLDKKVKAGKVRFILPTQIGAVIITDEVPSDVIREVLQNM; this is encoded by the coding sequence ATGTCTTCTGCGATTAAAGTAAATCTTCCGCTATCTTCTTATGAAATTGCGATCGCACCGTCTGGTTTGGATAAACTGGGCGATTATATGAATGGTTTGCAGCTAGGCAAGAAAGTTTTATTGGTTTCCAATTCCACGGTTTTTGAACACTATGGGGAAAGAGCTTTAAGTTCCCTTGCAAATGCTGGTTTTGATGTGTGTCAATGCATTTTGCCCGATGGCGAAAAATATAAAAATTTAGATTCTCTTCAAAAAATATACGATACGGCGCTAGTTAATCGCGTAGAACGTTCTTCCACTATGGTAGCTCTGGGTGGCGGTGTAATTGGCGATATGACAGGTTTTGCTGCGGCTACTTGGCTGCGAGGAATTAAGTTTGTACAGGTACCGACTTCCCTTTTAGCAATGGTGGATGCTTCGGTGGGTGGTAAAACTGGTGTTAATCATCCCCAAGGAAAAAACTTGATTGGTGCTTTTCATCAACCGCAACTTGTATTAATCGATCCAGAAGTACTGAAAACTTTACCAGAAAGAGAATTACGCGCCGGAATGGCAGAAGTGATTAAATACGGCATTATTTGGGACGCAGATTTGTTTGCAGAGATGGAAAAATGCGAAAATCTCGACCAAATGAAATATTTGATGGCTGATTTCTCTGGTGGAGATAAATCCTTGATTGACTATATATTAACCCGTTCCTGTCAAGCAAAAGCCGACGTAGTTAGTAAAGATGAGAAAGAAGCCGGATTAAGAGCAATTTTGAACTACGGACATACCATTGCTCATGCAGTTGAAAGCTTGACAGGGTATAGCGTAGTTAATCACGGTGAAGCGGTTGGAATTGGGATGGTAGCAGCCGGAGAAATTGCTGCAAAACTAGGAATGTGGAAAGCAGAAGAAGTACAAAGACAAAATGTATTGATTCAAAAAGCAGGTTTACCAACTAAGTTACCACCGGGTTTGGATATAGAAGAGATAATTCAGTCGTTGCAACTTGATAAGAAAGTTAAAGCCGGTAAAGTACGGTTTATATTACCAACGCAGATTGGGGCAGTGATTATTACTGATGAAGTTCCCTCCGATGTGATTCGTGAAGTGTTGCAAAATATGTGA
- a CDS encoding sugar transferase: MKLLHITTVPESLIFLKGQIGYMKAQGFEIRALSSPGERLDQFAQSESIQVKSLSIFRKISPWKDLWTIAQIFKYIRIEKPKIVHSHTPKGGLLGTISALLGMVPVRIYHIHGLPLMTAKGFKRQILWWSEKIACSLATQVLCVSSSIREVAIEEGLCPPNKIKVLLRGSCNGVDAMERFNPKSLPSTTRTNIRQQYEIPDKALVLGFVGRLVRDKGIHELVDAWKLVRDEFPSLHLLIVGFFESKDPIFPDAKSVLEEDPRIHLVGKNWETPPFYSAMDLLVLPTYREGFGNVFLEAAAMELPVVATQIPGCIDAIDNNTTGLLVPPQDPVALKTAISHYLLNSDTRLQHGSAGRERVLEQFRQEAIWEALHKEYCRLLAEKNNSNPMRFIQIIFKYILDKIVATFLLILLSPAILVLYFAVLFSMGRPVFFQQQRPGYQGKIFKFCKFRTMTDARDSNDNLLPDEQRLTAVGQFLRHSSLDELPQLWNVLKGDMSFVGPRPLLVEYLDLYTPEQARRHQVKPGITGWAQVNGRNALSWEKKFELDVWYVDNWSLWLDLKILMLTVIKVFKKEGISGQGHVTMSKFKGTIPSNQSSS; this comes from the coding sequence ATGAAATTATTGCATATTACAACAGTGCCGGAATCCCTGATTTTTTTAAAGGGACAAATCGGTTATATGAAAGCTCAAGGTTTTGAAATTCGAGCTTTGTCATCTCCGGGAGAACGGCTAGATCAATTTGCTCAAAGTGAATCTATTCAGGTTAAATCTCTATCAATATTTCGTAAAATTAGTCCCTGGAAAGATTTGTGGACAATTGCTCAAATATTTAAGTATATAAGGATAGAAAAACCCAAAATTGTTCACTCTCATACTCCAAAAGGAGGACTTTTAGGGACTATTTCTGCTTTACTAGGAATGGTTCCAGTCAGGATTTATCATATTCATGGATTGCCATTGATGACGGCTAAGGGCTTCAAAAGACAGATTTTGTGGTGGAGTGAGAAAATTGCTTGTTCGCTAGCTACTCAAGTACTTTGTGTTAGCTCTTCTATTCGAGAGGTTGCGATTGAAGAAGGTTTATGTCCTCCTAATAAAATCAAGGTTTTATTAAGAGGTAGTTGTAATGGTGTGGATGCAATGGAACGTTTTAATCCAAAATCTTTACCTTCCACTACAAGAACAAATATACGTCAGCAGTATGAAATTCCTGATAAAGCCTTAGTTTTAGGGTTTGTTGGTCGGCTTGTTCGTGATAAAGGTATTCATGAACTTGTAGATGCATGGAAACTTGTGAGAGATGAGTTTCCGTCATTGCATTTGCTAATTGTCGGTTTCTTTGAGTCGAAAGACCCCATTTTTCCCGATGCAAAATCTGTTTTAGAGGAAGATCCTCGCATCCATCTTGTTGGGAAAAACTGGGAAACTCCGCCTTTTTACTCAGCTATGGATTTGCTGGTTCTACCTACTTATCGGGAGGGATTTGGCAATGTTTTCTTAGAGGCTGCTGCTATGGAGCTACCAGTAGTTGCGACTCAAATACCTGGTTGTATTGACGCTATTGATAATAACACTACTGGTTTATTAGTACCCCCTCAAGATCCAGTTGCGCTAAAAACAGCGATTAGCCATTATTTATTGAACTCAGATACCCGTCTCCAACATGGCTCTGCCGGACGCGAAAGGGTTTTAGAGCAGTTTCGTCAAGAAGCTATTTGGGAAGCTCTTCACAAAGAGTATTGCAGATTACTCGCTGAAAAAAATAACTCAAATCCAATGAGATTCATACAGATCATATTTAAGTATATCTTAGATAAGATAGTAGCTACTTTCTTACTAATACTTCTTTCTCCCGCAATCTTAGTACTATACTTTGCCGTACTATTTTCGATGGGAAGACCTGTATTCTTTCAGCAACAACGTCCCGGATATCAAGGCAAAATCTTCAAATTTTGCAAGTTTCGTACAATGACGGATGCACGGGACTCTAATGACAATTTACTTCCCGACGAGCAGCGACTTACTGCTGTGGGTCAATTCTTACGTCATTCCAGCTTGGATGAACTCCCCCAACTATGGAATGTCCTCAAAGGAGACATGAGCTTCGTCGGTCCTCGCCCTCTATTAGTTGAATATTTAGACCTCTATACTCCAGAACAAGCACGTCGTCATCAAGTCAAGCCCGGTATTACAGGCTGGGCACAGGTGAATGGGCGTAACGCTTTAAGCTGGGAAAAGAAGTTTGAGTTAGATGTCTGGTATGTCGATAATTGGAGCTTGTGGCTCGACCTGAAAATATTAATGCTGACAGTAATTAAAGTCTTTAAAAAAGAGGGTATATCTGGGCAAGGTCATGTCACTATGAGCAAGTTTAAGGGTACCATTCCTTCTAATCAATCTAGCTCTTAA
- a CDS encoding DegT/DnrJ/EryC1/StrS aminotransferase family protein: MSKRMFLSPPHMGGEEFTFVKEAFDTNWLAPVGPHLNAFEEEFCQITEAKAAAAVSSGTAALHLALRLAGVTAGDEVICSTLTFVASANPILYQGATPVFIDSETESWNMNPVLLQEELTKRAKIGKLPKAVVLVHLYGQSADIEPILQTCQQYNIPLIEDAAEALGATYKGKMPGTFGKFGIYSFNGNKIITTTGGGMLVSDDEEAIQKARFWATQARDRAPHYQHSESGYNYRLSNVLAGIGRGQLRVLKDRVAARRRNFEVYHKTLSRLPGIKFMPEASFGQSSRWLTCLKVDPAESGVDQEKIRTTLEQHNIESRPVWKPLHLQPLFKDCACVGGSVAEDLFEKGLCLPSGSSMTDDDLNRVIEIILDLY; the protein is encoded by the coding sequence ATGTCTAAACGAATGTTTCTCTCTCCTCCCCACATGGGTGGTGAGGAATTTACTTTTGTAAAAGAAGCTTTTGATACAAACTGGTTAGCTCCAGTTGGTCCTCATCTGAATGCTTTTGAAGAAGAATTTTGTCAAATTACTGAAGCTAAAGCCGCAGCAGCAGTGTCTTCAGGTACCGCTGCTTTACATTTAGCTCTCAGACTAGCAGGAGTAACTGCTGGTGATGAAGTCATCTGCTCCACGCTGACATTCGTTGCATCAGCTAACCCAATTTTGTACCAAGGAGCTACACCAGTCTTTATCGATAGCGAGACTGAATCTTGGAATATGAATCCTGTATTGCTGCAAGAGGAATTAACTAAGAGAGCAAAAATAGGTAAACTACCTAAAGCAGTCGTGCTGGTGCATTTATACGGTCAAAGTGCGGATATTGAACCTATTTTGCAAACCTGCCAACAATACAATATTCCTTTAATTGAAGACGCTGCTGAAGCATTAGGTGCTACCTACAAAGGCAAAATGCCCGGTACTTTTGGTAAATTTGGCATTTACTCCTTTAACGGCAACAAAATTATCACCACAACTGGCGGAGGAATGCTAGTTTCTGATGATGAGGAAGCTATTCAAAAAGCACGTTTTTGGGCAACCCAAGCTCGCGATCGCGCACCTCACTATCAACATTCCGAAAGCGGCTATAACTATCGTTTGAGCAACGTATTAGCGGGTATAGGACGCGGACAACTGCGAGTATTAAAAGATAGAGTTGCCGCTCGCCGTCGCAATTTTGAAGTATATCATAAAACTCTCAGTCGCTTACCTGGTATTAAATTCATGCCAGAAGCATCATTTGGACAATCTAGCCGTTGGTTGACTTGTTTAAAAGTAGATCCAGCAGAATCAGGTGTAGATCAAGAAAAAATTCGCACTACATTAGAACAACATAATATCGAATCGCGTCCTGTTTGGAAGCCATTACATTTACAACCCCTGTTTAAAGACTGTGCTTGTGTGGGTGGCTCTGTTGCAGAGGATTTATTTGAGAAAGGGCTGTGTTTACCTTCAGGTTCAAGCATGACAGATGATGACCTAAACCGCGTGATTGAGATAATTTTGGATTTGTATTAA
- a CDS encoding nucleoside-diphosphate sugar epimerase/dehydratase, with translation MTLSSKYLLNRIYSIYRPLSRRQKRYLLITTDIFLFCISIYLTFFLRFETLLPFSEISKYTGLIITLFVIKLLAFRFKRIYSPIIRYTDVEFLGNILQAVFFSSITSIVLAYFQGLWPIPRSILIIDAFLTLFLVIGVRLLIRSSLQNLIVYTQSSRCQERLLIYGAGTAGYQLVRGLLNDPHYCPIAFVDDNTELHSQTVVKGLKVYSPKNISKLWHQKKFDTVILAMPSINRKNKLRIIEQLQDLSIPVKTTPTLGEILAGKVAIQKIRNVDITELLEREEVAPDTKLLQKQVKDKIVLVTGAGGSIGSELCRQIAQQQPKCLILYELNELALYSIDLELSENFPCLQRYAYLGNVTNQDYLKSILNRHQVETVYHAAAYKHVPLVEANPARGIENNVLGTFIAARCAIDCQVNNFVLISTDKAVRPTNVMGASKRVAEMIIQAFATQPEGITRFAIVRFGNVLNSSGSVVPRFRKLIAQGKSITVTHKDITRYFMSIPEAARLVMQAGAMAKGGEVFLLEMGEPVRIYDLAEKMIRLSGLKLGHDIDIEITGLRPGEKLYEELLIEGKNVKPTEHPKIFCAREHFWEWEILESELNILLENARKNNIEELLIELCRIVPEYQPKNLLIKKMAEAKSSTEIISLN, from the coding sequence ATGACATTATCCTCTAAATATCTGCTAAATAGAATATATTCTATTTACCGACCACTATCAAGAAGGCAGAAACGCTATTTACTTATTACTACAGATATTTTTTTATTCTGTATATCTATCTATTTAACTTTTTTTCTACGCTTTGAAACATTACTTCCGTTCTCGGAAATTTCTAAATATACCGGGCTGATTATTACTCTATTCGTAATTAAATTATTAGCTTTTAGATTCAAAAGAATCTATAGTCCAATTATTCGCTATACAGATGTAGAATTTTTAGGAAATATTCTTCAAGCTGTATTTTTCAGTTCTATTACATCAATTGTCTTAGCTTACTTTCAGGGATTATGGCCCATCCCTCGCTCTATTCTAATTATCGATGCATTTTTAACTCTATTTTTAGTCATTGGAGTCAGACTATTAATTCGTTCGTCGCTTCAAAATCTGATAGTCTATACTCAATCAAGCCGATGCCAAGAACGGCTACTTATTTACGGTGCAGGGACAGCGGGTTATCAACTTGTTAGAGGTTTATTAAATGACCCGCATTATTGTCCGATTGCTTTTGTAGATGATAATACAGAATTACATAGCCAAACTGTTGTTAAGGGACTCAAGGTTTACTCACCAAAGAATATATCCAAATTATGGCATCAAAAAAAATTTGATACCGTAATTTTAGCAATGCCTTCGATAAACCGGAAGAACAAACTTCGGATTATTGAACAATTACAAGATTTATCTATTCCCGTAAAAACAACACCAACCCTAGGAGAAATTCTTGCTGGGAAAGTTGCAATTCAGAAAATTCGTAATGTAGATATCACCGAACTACTGGAACGGGAAGAAGTAGCTCCAGATACCAAGCTTTTACAAAAGCAAGTCAAAGATAAGATAGTTCTGGTGACTGGTGCTGGAGGTTCTATTGGTTCGGAATTGTGCCGACAAATTGCCCAACAGCAGCCTAAATGTTTAATACTCTACGAACTGAATGAACTAGCTCTATACAGTATAGACTTAGAACTCTCAGAAAATTTTCCCTGTCTGCAACGCTACGCTTATTTAGGGAATGTCACCAATCAAGACTACTTAAAATCAATCTTAAATCGCCATCAAGTAGAAACAGTTTACCATGCAGCAGCCTATAAACACGTTCCTTTAGTAGAAGCAAATCCAGCCAGAGGAATTGAAAACAACGTTTTAGGAACCTTTATAGCTGCTCGTTGCGCTATAGATTGTCAGGTAAATAACTTTGTATTAATCTCTACAGATAAGGCAGTACGTCCCACCAACGTCATGGGAGCGAGTAAGCGAGTAGCTGAAATGATAATCCAAGCATTCGCGACTCAACCGGAAGGAATTACTCGCTTTGCAATTGTTCGATTCGGTAACGTACTTAATAGTAGCGGTTCGGTTGTACCGAGATTCCGTAAATTAATAGCTCAAGGTAAATCAATCACAGTCACACATAAAGATATCACTCGTTACTTCATGTCCATTCCCGAAGCAGCACGCTTAGTCATGCAAGCGGGAGCAATGGCAAAAGGGGGTGAGGTATTCCTACTCGAAATGGGTGAACCAGTCCGAATTTACGATTTAGCAGAAAAAATGATTCGTTTGAGCGGACTAAAACTCGGACATGATATTGATATAGAAATTACTGGATTGCGCCCTGGAGAAAAGCTCTATGAAGAATTATTGATTGAAGGTAAGAACGTTAAACCAACCGAACATCCCAAAATATTCTGTGCCCGCGAACATTTTTGGGAATGGGAGATATTAGAATCAGAATTGAATATTTTATTAGAAAATGCTCGGAAAAATAACATAGAAGAATTACTTATCGAGCTATGTAGAATTGTTCCAGAATACCAGCCAAAAAACTTATTGATAAAAAAGATGGCTGAAGCAAAGTCGAGTACAGAAATAATTTCGTTGAATTAA
- a CDS encoding YdcF family protein codes for MIVAILAGLGITVFASLLILHSLIRVRLNRTLKYYPKPQAILILDGNPTRIDYAAKLAHSVQLPIWISGNCSQLPVNKQRFKAAGIDSDKVNYDLRATDTVTHFTTLVKDFKNQDLHHVYIVTSDYHMPRSQTIATLVFGSHGLIVTSVRVPTAEGTSESPLKILRDYLRSLLWMLTGKTGASLNPSLNLDYIETQCSSK; via the coding sequence ATGATTGTTGCAATCCTGGCTGGGCTGGGAATAACTGTTTTTGCTAGCTTACTGATACTCCATAGCTTAATTAGGGTTAGGCTTAATCGTACCTTAAAGTATTATCCCAAACCACAGGCAATTCTTATTTTGGACGGAAACCCAACCCGAATTGATTATGCAGCAAAACTGGCACATTCTGTCCAGCTACCAATTTGGATTTCGGGTAACTGTAGTCAATTACCAGTAAATAAACAGCGTTTTAAGGCAGCAGGTATCGATTCAGATAAGGTAAACTACGATTTGAGAGCAACGGATACAGTTACGCATTTTACTACTTTGGTTAAAGACTTTAAAAACCAAGATTTACATCATGTGTATATTGTCACTTCTGATTACCATATGCCCCGTTCTCAAACAATCGCGACTCTTGTATTTGGAAGTCATGGTTTAATTGTGACTTCAGTCAGAGTCCCGACAGCAGAAGGAACCTCTGAGTCCCCACTGAAGATATTGCGCGATTATCTTCGCTCGCTTCTATGGATGCTCACTGGAAAGACAGGTGCTAGTCTCAATCCAAGTCTGAATCTAGATTACATTGAAACTCAATGCTCGTCTAAATAG
- a CDS encoding glycosyltransferase translates to MHILFAYDHICYKDSQGNIYADKFPYWLWERYLSFFSKITVAVRIRESVDNQYLKKLDISSGPNVSFIEIPSLSSPTDIFHNRAEATEKLKAGLVEADALIARLPSEIGSLAIELAKDYSKPWITEVVGCPWDSLWNYGTWQGKVYAPIMAMRTRLFVHESSYVSYVSKHFLQNRYPTKGITVNCSNVEIPELDSTILKTRLERINNNSQKINIGLIGTLKTKYKGITTALKALNKIDQDLPEYEFRILGEGDPTRWKRLAKNLGLSNNRVTFCGTLPSGSPVYNWLDEIDLYIQPSFQEGLPRALVEAMSRGCPALGSTAGGIPELLNESCLHKPGDHHKLAELLLHATLSKDWQEKQAILNFEEAKNYTAPVLNMKRKTFWKGFVENSFRT, encoded by the coding sequence ATGCATATATTATTTGCTTACGATCATATTTGCTATAAAGATTCTCAAGGCAATATTTACGCAGATAAATTTCCTTACTGGTTATGGGAGCGTTATCTAAGCTTCTTTAGTAAAATAACAGTAGCTGTTAGAATTCGAGAGTCTGTAGATAATCAGTATTTGAAAAAATTGGATATTTCTAGTGGACCCAATGTTTCATTTATTGAAATACCATCTCTAAGTAGCCCAACAGATATATTTCATAATCGTGCAGAAGCAACTGAAAAATTGAAAGCTGGATTAGTAGAAGCAGATGCTTTGATTGCTCGTTTACCTAGTGAGATAGGCTCTTTAGCAATCGAATTAGCAAAGGATTATTCTAAACCTTGGATTACTGAAGTAGTTGGATGTCCTTGGGATTCTTTATGGAATTATGGTACCTGGCAAGGAAAAGTTTATGCTCCAATCATGGCTATGCGAACTAGGTTATTCGTTCATGAATCTAGCTATGTCTCATATGTAAGTAAGCACTTTTTACAAAATCGATATCCAACTAAGGGTATAACTGTAAATTGCTCAAATGTAGAAATTCCTGAGTTGGATTCAACAATCCTTAAAACTAGGTTGGAACGGATAAACAATAATAGCCAAAAGATTAATATTGGATTAATAGGAACACTTAAGACTAAATATAAAGGAATTACAACAGCATTAAAAGCACTTAATAAAATAGATCAAGATTTACCAGAATATGAGTTCAGAATATTAGGAGAAGGAGACCCAACTCGATGGAAACGCTTAGCTAAAAATCTTGGATTAAGTAATAATCGGGTTACTTTCTGCGGTACTTTACCTAGTGGTTCTCCTGTATACAATTGGCTGGATGAAATTGATTTATACATACAACCTAGTTTTCAAGAAGGACTTCCAAGAGCATTAGTTGAAGCAATGAGTCGTGGTTGTCCGGCTCTAGGTTCAACAGCAGGTGGAATACCAGAATTACTAAATGAATCTTGCCTACATAAACCGGGCGATCATCACAAGCTTGCTGAGCTTTTACTTCATGCGACCTTATCAAAAGATTGGCAAGAAAAACAAGCTATCTTAAATTTTGAAGAAGCTAAAAATTACACTGCGCCTGTTTTGAACATGAAGCGAAAAACTTTTTGGAAAGGTTTTGTGGAAAATAGCTTTAGAACTTGA